From the genome of Biomphalaria glabrata chromosome 1, xgBioGlab47.1, whole genome shotgun sequence, one region includes:
- the LOC106078526 gene encoding cilia- and flagella-associated protein 99-like isoform X2, translating into MDAKHQQLFVHCAQLLDTFQEKSTDLEDHLKEYIRSSRIQDVDDETFITEVFSGCVQHRPVMKLVVDGFYVRDGKNILLSHQNSFIVLAYLALYRLDELGVAHFRKFVDAMELNATYKFLSFLFDEKNLLTWMKDGWSTLYEWSYVETNLLSPLLRWLPELKDLVLLMKKRINNQFKPKKIAVKATDAKPFNLTQPRARSIPLPEKIPQLQRVKPIPATVYNQPTEQRILEKQKEENRRQAEERLMEASRIQFACANPEKSEKTKQIIQNIVFEENSKVEPTVIKAKPLPDFKKSPAPVKMTAATILREGLLYQKKEKEVMERLQKLEAGAFDASNFHKWQSEMKQKDLEAQLLAIEERRLMGKISHEEAFLARTNVLAANQQLVQNMKKETAAMMKEYLENKFRQEKEMRELVESTMAGHKNAQNAKQKLQELKHKIVQEVQEESRELMKQALEEAELEMRCKIELIQQIRAIESTPVNRFKPLDLTATSGAGLLGEMSIAELRERLSLMKAQRKEDEEIKRDNILYDKQAKAESLCETLDKIAKHRSEQTKMAALKADNSKNVKLISVPLKSATLTELERKLDEKREQRKLEKQRYHRSAESVSDKTNLTSLSAKKSLSNRRWQELENSKERAARFFAQTAIESLS; encoded by the exons ATGGATGCCAAACATCAGCAGCTCTTTGTCCATTGTGCTCAGCTGTTAGATACTTTCCAAGAAAAGTCCACAGACTTGGAAGATCATTTGAAGGAATATATACGCTCATCCAGG aTTCAGGATGTTGATGATGAAACTTTTATAACTGAAGTGTTTTCTGGATGTGTTCAGCATAGACCAGTGATGAAACTAGTTGTTGATGGCTTCTATGTACGTGATGGGAAAAATATCCTACTATCTCATCAAAACTCATTTATTG TTTTGGCTTATTTAGCTTTGTATCGACTTGATGAACTCGGAGTGGCTCACTTTCGAAAGTTTGTTGATGCCATGGAACTCAATGCAACCTATAAA tttcttagtttcctatttgatgaaaaaaatttactaacatGGATGAAAGATGGTTGGTCAACTCTATATGAATGGTCCTATGTTGAAACCAATCTGCTATCTCCATTGTTAAG atgGTTACCAGAGTTGAAGGACTTGGTTCTGCTcatgaaaaaaagaataaacaacCAATTCAAGCCCAAGAAGATAGCAGTTAAAGCAACAG ATGCTAAGCCATTTAACCTGACCCAGCCAAGAGCTCGAAGTATTCCTTTGCCAGAGAAA ATTCCACAGCTTCAAAGAGTTAAACCCATCCCAGCTACTGTTTATAATCAACCAACAGAACAAAGAattcttgaaaaacaaaaagaagaaaacagaaGACAAGCAGAA GAACGTCTGATGGAAGCCTCTAGAATACAGTTTGCTTGTGCTAATCCTGAAAaatcagaaaaaacaaaacaaataatccaAAACATTGTTTTTGAGGAGAATTCTAAAGTTGAACCAACTGTGATAAAAGCCAAGCCTTTACCTGATTTT aaaaaatcacCAGCCCCAGTCAAAATGACAGCAGCGACTATACTAAGAGAAGGCTTACTGtaccagaaaaaagaaaaggaagtaatggagag GCTGCAAAAACTTGAGGCTGGAGCTTTTGATGCAAGTAATTTTCATAAATGGCAGTCAGAGATGAAACAGAAAGACCTTGAGGCCCAATTATTGGCTAtagaagaaagaagattgaTGGGGAAAATAAGTCATGAAGAAGCTTTCTTAGCCAGAACCAATGTTTTAGCTGCCAACCAACAGCTTGTACAAAATATGAAGAAAGAg ACCGCAGCTATGATGAAAgaatatttagaaaataaatttagacaagaaaaagaaatgag GGAACTTGTTGAAAGTACAATGGCTGGACACAAAAATGCTCAAAACGCTAAACAGAAATTACAGGAATTGAAACATAAAATAG TGCAAGAAGTTCAAGAGGAAAGTAGAGAGTTGATGAAACAAGCTTTAGAAGAG gCTGAGCTTGAGATGAGATGTAAAATTGAGTTAATTCAACAAATACGAGCAATAGAATCTACTCCTGTCAACCGATTCAAGCCATTAGATTTGACAGCTACTTCTGGGGCTGGACTTCTAGGAGAAATGAGCATTGCTGAG CTCCGGGAAAGGTTGTCATTAATGAAAGCACAAAGAAAAGAAGATGAAGAAATAAAACGAGATAATATATTGTATGATAAACAG GCCAAAGCTGAGTCTTTATGTGAAACATTAGATAAGATTGCTAAACACAGAtcagaacaaacaaaaatggctgCCTTAAA AGCTGATAACTCCAAGAATGTGAAGTTAATATCTGTACCACTCAAAAGTGCAACACTGACAGAGCTTGAGAGAAAACTTGATGAGAAACGTGAACAGAGAAAACTGGAAAAGCAACGCTACCACAGATCAGCTGAGAGTGTCTCTGACAAAACCAATCTAACATCATTGTCAGCAAAG AAATCTCTGAGCAACAGAAGATGGCAAGAACTTGAGAATTCCAAGGAGAGAGCAGCTCGATTCTTTGCTCAAACTGCTATTGAATCATTGTCCTAG
- the LOC106078526 gene encoding cilia- and flagella-associated protein 99-like isoform X1, with translation MVKDGHVGDGDGLVIVSVLLSPYVLITMDAKHQQLFVHCAQLLDTFQEKSTDLEDHLKEYIRSSRIQDVDDETFITEVFSGCVQHRPVMKLVVDGFYVRDGKNILLSHQNSFIVLAYLALYRLDELGVAHFRKFVDAMELNATYKFLSFLFDEKNLLTWMKDGWSTLYEWSYVETNLLSPLLRWLPELKDLVLLMKKRINNQFKPKKIAVKATDAKPFNLTQPRARSIPLPEKIPQLQRVKPIPATVYNQPTEQRILEKQKEENRRQAEERLMEASRIQFACANPEKSEKTKQIIQNIVFEENSKVEPTVIKAKPLPDFKKSPAPVKMTAATILREGLLYQKKEKEVMERLQKLEAGAFDASNFHKWQSEMKQKDLEAQLLAIEERRLMGKISHEEAFLARTNVLAANQQLVQNMKKETAAMMKEYLENKFRQEKEMRELVESTMAGHKNAQNAKQKLQELKHKIVQEVQEESRELMKQALEEAELEMRCKIELIQQIRAIESTPVNRFKPLDLTATSGAGLLGEMSIAELRERLSLMKAQRKEDEEIKRDNILYDKQAKAESLCETLDKIAKHRSEQTKMAALKADNSKNVKLISVPLKSATLTELERKLDEKREQRKLEKQRYHRSAESVSDKTNLTSLSAKKSLSNRRWQELENSKERAARFFAQTAIESLS, from the exons TTTCAGTTTTGTTGTCACCTTATGTATTGATCACTATGGATGCCAAACATCAGCAGCTCTTTGTCCATTGTGCTCAGCTGTTAGATACTTTCCAAGAAAAGTCCACAGACTTGGAAGATCATTTGAAGGAATATATACGCTCATCCAGG aTTCAGGATGTTGATGATGAAACTTTTATAACTGAAGTGTTTTCTGGATGTGTTCAGCATAGACCAGTGATGAAACTAGTTGTTGATGGCTTCTATGTACGTGATGGGAAAAATATCCTACTATCTCATCAAAACTCATTTATTG TTTTGGCTTATTTAGCTTTGTATCGACTTGATGAACTCGGAGTGGCTCACTTTCGAAAGTTTGTTGATGCCATGGAACTCAATGCAACCTATAAA tttcttagtttcctatttgatgaaaaaaatttactaacatGGATGAAAGATGGTTGGTCAACTCTATATGAATGGTCCTATGTTGAAACCAATCTGCTATCTCCATTGTTAAG atgGTTACCAGAGTTGAAGGACTTGGTTCTGCTcatgaaaaaaagaataaacaacCAATTCAAGCCCAAGAAGATAGCAGTTAAAGCAACAG ATGCTAAGCCATTTAACCTGACCCAGCCAAGAGCTCGAAGTATTCCTTTGCCAGAGAAA ATTCCACAGCTTCAAAGAGTTAAACCCATCCCAGCTACTGTTTATAATCAACCAACAGAACAAAGAattcttgaaaaacaaaaagaagaaaacagaaGACAAGCAGAA GAACGTCTGATGGAAGCCTCTAGAATACAGTTTGCTTGTGCTAATCCTGAAAaatcagaaaaaacaaaacaaataatccaAAACATTGTTTTTGAGGAGAATTCTAAAGTTGAACCAACTGTGATAAAAGCCAAGCCTTTACCTGATTTT aaaaaatcacCAGCCCCAGTCAAAATGACAGCAGCGACTATACTAAGAGAAGGCTTACTGtaccagaaaaaagaaaaggaagtaatggagag GCTGCAAAAACTTGAGGCTGGAGCTTTTGATGCAAGTAATTTTCATAAATGGCAGTCAGAGATGAAACAGAAAGACCTTGAGGCCCAATTATTGGCTAtagaagaaagaagattgaTGGGGAAAATAAGTCATGAAGAAGCTTTCTTAGCCAGAACCAATGTTTTAGCTGCCAACCAACAGCTTGTACAAAATATGAAGAAAGAg ACCGCAGCTATGATGAAAgaatatttagaaaataaatttagacaagaaaaagaaatgag GGAACTTGTTGAAAGTACAATGGCTGGACACAAAAATGCTCAAAACGCTAAACAGAAATTACAGGAATTGAAACATAAAATAG TGCAAGAAGTTCAAGAGGAAAGTAGAGAGTTGATGAAACAAGCTTTAGAAGAG gCTGAGCTTGAGATGAGATGTAAAATTGAGTTAATTCAACAAATACGAGCAATAGAATCTACTCCTGTCAACCGATTCAAGCCATTAGATTTGACAGCTACTTCTGGGGCTGGACTTCTAGGAGAAATGAGCATTGCTGAG CTCCGGGAAAGGTTGTCATTAATGAAAGCACAAAGAAAAGAAGATGAAGAAATAAAACGAGATAATATATTGTATGATAAACAG GCCAAAGCTGAGTCTTTATGTGAAACATTAGATAAGATTGCTAAACACAGAtcagaacaaacaaaaatggctgCCTTAAA AGCTGATAACTCCAAGAATGTGAAGTTAATATCTGTACCACTCAAAAGTGCAACACTGACAGAGCTTGAGAGAAAACTTGATGAGAAACGTGAACAGAGAAAACTGGAAAAGCAACGCTACCACAGATCAGCTGAGAGTGTCTCTGACAAAACCAATCTAACATCATTGTCAGCAAAG AAATCTCTGAGCAACAGAAGATGGCAAGAACTTGAGAATTCCAAGGAGAGAGCAGCTCGATTCTTTGCTCAAACTGCTATTGAATCATTGTCCTAG